One Archocentrus centrarchus isolate MPI-CPG fArcCen1 chromosome 10, fArcCen1, whole genome shotgun sequence genomic region harbors:
- the bbs12 gene encoding chaperonin-containing T-complex member BBS12: protein MLGSRIINHRQHVGLQKLLALAGVSHSLLGPYKKYKFIQDDESGDSALVCSCFRIIETLELTCAVGQLVYETIQAHQKVYHTGSGCLLFLAGAWSRAALECLQRGISVAHIVSAMSEGMDVCLDACRKCAVSIEGLGVTPLERFAVQLPEEPIADSSRALCSVQGTIKETLKVSEQRKIKLSRHFCETKTENVSTVLLQSPQPKLLDIVHVAEGLSHGCDDAMKLVVKAGEMQSKSNQEEVSYSVFDISKVVTCVLPGLPEDHACVVVGCVVLLSAEQASVAHQLKEQHLKVVLLNGDLSHTYRHLGFNRPAGIHRVSNQTELSSSSKEDEWVEQIVTHLLNLEVNLILINGHACEKVIQRCCRHRVLVVENVKGSVLKTFANLTGVVPLTYATQLSKHNVGTGVKIAIWKDLSSRDWKSLAVNISTVRNSGLVTVILTSCIHGKLQALEDQFWACAYRLHYALKDRALLPGAGGTEMFCIHRLQKRAEYHVMHHREKPGETDSNRYRSVVLDLMAEGLIDYRSTVMVNTGRMAKVKARTAVSQQLQDYNRHPDNPAESPQLLLDTEKEEREVFTAPKPCEARAVEIYDNLSVKQEAWRKALDLVLLVLQTDAEIITGIDQKTEITHENLAFL from the coding sequence ATGTTGGGAAGTAGAATCATAAACCACCGACAGCATGTTGGACTCCAGAAACTCCTGGCACTGGCAGGAGTCTCACATTCCTTATTGGGCCCCTATAAAAAGTACAAGTTTATCCAAGATGACGAAAGTGGGGACTCTGCGCTAGTGTGCTCCTGTTTTCGCATCATTGAGACCCTGGAGCTGACCTGTGCAGTGGGTCAGCTGGTTTATGAGACTATTCAAGCACACCAGAAGGTCTACCATACAGGGTCGGGATGCCTGTTGTTTCTAGCTGGAGCCTGGAGCCGCGCTGCCCTGGAATGTCTTCAGAGAGGAATTTCAGTAGCACACATAGTCTCAGCTATGTCGGAAGGGATGGATGTCTGTCTGGATGCTTGCAGGAAATGTGCCGTTTCAATTGAGGGTCTGGGTGTGACGCCATTAGAAAGGTTTGCTGTCCAGCTGCCTGAGGAACCCATCGCAGATTCATCACGTGCATTGTGCAGTGTGCAGGGGACAATAAAGGAGACTCTAAAGGTCAGtgaacagagaaaaataaaactcagcAGACATTTTTGtgagacaaagactgaaaatGTCTCCACAGTACTGCTGCAGTCTCCTCAGCCCAAGCTTCTTGACATTGTACACGTCGCTGAGGGATTGAGCCATGGCTGTGATGATGCAATGAAATTAGTTGTCAAAGCCGGTGAGATGCAGTCAAAAAGTAATCAAGAAGAAGTGAGTTATTCCGTGTTTGACATTAGTAAAGTGGTGACTTGTGTGCTCCCTGGTCTACCAGAGGACCATGCCTGCGTTGTAGTTGGCTGCGTTGTTCTCTTATCTGCTGAACAGGCTTCAGTCGCTCATCAATTAAAAGAACAGCACCTGAAGGTGGTTCTTCTTAATGGAGATTTATCACACACGTATCGCCATCTTGGCTTTAACAGGCCGGCAGGTATCCACCGTGTGAGCAATCAGACGGAGCTGTCGAGCTCGAGCAAAGAGGATGAATGGGTGGAACAGATCGTGACACATCTGCTGAACCTGGAAGTGAACCTGATACTGATCAATGGGCACGCttgtgaaaaagtgattcaGCGCTGTTGTAGGCATCGTGTACTTGTAGTGGAAAATGTGAAGGGTTCAGTTTTGAAGACGTTTGCTAATTTGACTGGAGTCGTTCCTCTGACGTATGCTACGCAGTTGAGCAAGCACAATGTCGGCACGGGGGTGAAGATTGCAATATGGAAGGACCTCAGCAGCCGTGATTGGAAGTCTTTAGCTGTGAATATCTCAACCGTCAGAAACAGCGGGCTGGTCACGGTGATCCTTACAAGCTGTATACACGGAAAGCTGCAGGCCCTGGAGGACCAGTTTTGGGCCTGTGCTTATCGCTTACACTATGCACTAAAGGACAGAGCCCTCCTACCGGGGGCTGGTGGGACAGAAATGTTTTGTATTCATCGCCTACAGAAGCGAGCGGAGTATCATGTGATGCATCATAGAGAAAAGCCCGGTGAGACAGACTCTAACCGTTACAGGAGTGTAGTGTTGGACCTCATGGCAGAAGGTTTGATAGATTACAGATCCACTGTAATGGTTAACACCGGAAGAATGGCAAAAGTCAAAGCTAGGACTGCGGTGAGCCAACAACTGCAGGACTATAACAGGCATCCGGACAATCCTGCAGAGTCTCCACAGCTTTTGTTGGACACTGAAAAAGAGGAGCGTGAAGTTTTCACAGCACCGAAACCCTGTGAAGCGCGAGCAGTGGAAATCTATGATAATCTGAGTGTGAAGCAGGAAGCATGGAGGAAAGCCTTAGATCTTGTCCTCTTGGTGTTACAGACTGATGCAGAGATCATCACGGGCATAGACCAAAAAACTGAGATTACGCACGAAAATCTCGCGTTCTTATGA
- the nudt6 gene encoding nucleoside diphosphate-linked moiety X motif 6 — translation MAGCTFVSRLLPLTRGRFCNETSAPARTAARAFSCTATCSQFQPVHGVSALTGKVDRFGGVTVNLAELGLSEDISESSFSGLLRDSLAQWKAEGKAAVWLRVPISLSRCAAAASAHGFTFHHARNDHAVLALWLGEGDSRLPGFATHQVGVAGAVVDESSGKVLVVQDKNKTQNAWKFPGGLSDPGENIGATAVREVYEETGVRSEFRSLLSIRQQHNHPGAFGMSDMYIICRLSPLTYEINFCTQECLRCEWLGIGELAKTSDTTPITSRVAGLLLHGLERGFDEIDLTMEELPAVYSGRFYQLYHRQLPTALQLQELNKSPHPN, via the exons ATGGCCGGCTGCACCTTTGTTTCCAGACTTTTGCCGTTGACGAGAGGACGTTTTTGTAATGAAACGTCTGCTCCCGCACGCACAGCTGCCCGTGCCTTTTCCTGCACTGCGACTTGTTCACAGTTTCAGCCAGTCCACGGGGTCAGCGCTTTAACGGGCAAAGTGGACCGATTCGGTGGAGTGACCGTGAACCTGGCTGAGCTCGGACTGTCGGAGGACATCAGCGAGAGCTCATTCAGCGGTTTACTGCGGG ATTCTTTGGCCCAGTGGAAAGCAGAGGGGAAGGCAGCAGTGTGGCTCCGAGTACCCATCTCTCTCAGTCGATGTGCTGCTGCCGCCTCGGCTCACGGCTTCACCTTCCATCACGCCAGAAACGACCACGCCGTGCTGGCGCTTTGGCTGGGAGAGGGGGACAGCAGACTGCCGGGCTTTGCAACTCACCAAGTTGGAGTGGCAG GTGCAGTTGTTGATGAGTCCAGTGGAAAGGTTCTCGTTGTCCAAGACAAAAATAAG ACACAGAACGCCTGGAAGTTCCCTGGTGGTTTGTCCGATCCAGGAGAAAATATCG GTGCGACTGCCGTTCGTGAAGTTTACGAGGAAACTGGCGTTCGCTCCGAGTTCAGATCTCTCCTAAGTATCCGGCAGCAGCACAACCATCCCGGTGCCTTCGGCATGTCCGACATGTACATCATCTGCCGCCTGAGCCCGCTCACCTACGAGATCAACTTCTGCACTCAGGAGTGTCTGCGCTGCGAGTGGCTGGGCATCGGCGAGCTGGCCAAAACCAGCGACACCACGCCCATCACCTCTCGCGTAGCCGGTCTTCTGCTTCACGGCCTGGAGCGCGGCTTTGATGAGATCGACCTCACCATGGAGGAGCTTCCTGCCGTCTACTCAGGGAGGTTTTACCAGCTGTACCACAGACAGCTTCCCACAGCACTACAATTACAGGAGCTCAACAAATCACCTCATCCTAACTAG
- the fgf2 gene encoding fibroblast growth factor 2 — translation MATGGITTLPATPEDGGSSGFPPGNFKDPKRLYCKNGGFFLRIKSDGGVDGIREKNDPHIKLQLQATSVGEVVIKGMCANRYLAMNRDGRLFGARRATDECYFLERLESNNYNTYRSRKYPNMYVALKRTGQYKSGSKTGPGQKAILFLPMSAKC, via the exons atggCCACGGGAGGAATCACAACACTTCCCGCTACACCTGAAGACGGCGGTAGCAGCGGCTTTCCTCCTGGGAACTTCAAGGACCCTAAAAGGCTGTATTGTAAAAATGGTGGCTTCTTCCTGAGGATAAAATCTGATGGGGGAGTGGATGGAATCCGGGAGAAGAACGACCCCCACA TAAAGCTTCAACTCCAGGCGACCTCAGTGGGAGAAGTGGTCATCAAAGGAATGTGTGCAAACCGATATCTGGCAATGAACAGAGACGGGCGACTGTTTGGAGCG AGGCGAGCAACTGATGAGTGCTACTTCTTAGAGCGACTCGAGAGCAACAACTACAACACCTATCGCTCCAGGAAGTACCCAAACATGTACGTGGCGCTGAAGCGAACTGGCCAGTACAAGTCTGGAAGCAAAACCGGACCGGGTCAGAAGGCAATCCTctttctccccatgtctgccaAGTGCTAA